Proteins from a genomic interval of Musa acuminata AAA Group cultivar baxijiao chromosome BXJ1-9, Cavendish_Baxijiao_AAA, whole genome shotgun sequence:
- the LOC135593986 gene encoding abscisic acid 8'-hydroxylase 3-like isoform X1 translates to MDRCSWWITKLLESQRRQGQLVLTRKKSSATLQTESSMHEIESTGPIYTCWVPSEHFTSGVASYGPEWHTDPCIVLRTRNHRFRMAAIVEAPNGDEKNPREHGLASDRRDTLVSVGLLEPLWYLQLHQEEAAQVCMNSCNRFCNRSTVSISTLHLDHGFSLFLAVSHGRVFKTSILGRPTVFVTGREASRILLSGKDGSVSLNLSYAGKQVLGPTSLLTTAGEEHKQLRRLIAEPLSVDSLKRHFQFIDDWAIKTLEGWPGRPVFVLEEASTFTLKVITSIMMSLEPAGGEQDEFRANFKLISSTFSSLPLKIPGTTFHRGIQARNRMYAMLDSMISRRRNGEHEHHDFLQTLVRKHSKEDEDGGDDANKLTDTQLKDNVLTLLIAGHDTTTAALTWLIKFLGENPHALQNLREEHGRIRNARNGSSHLTWSEVNSMPYTNKVINETLRKATILPWFSRKAPRDFTVDGHTIKRDWSVNVDVVSMHHDADVFPDPEKFEPSRFDKPLKPYSFLGFGSGPRMCPGMHLAKLEICIFIHHLICRYKWKPLDEDSSLHATLVRMPKNKYPITVEPL, encoded by the exons ATGGACAGATGCTCGTGGTGGATAACTAAGCTGCTTGAATCACAACGACGACAGGGGCAATTGGTATTAACGAGGAAGAAATCCTCTGCAACACTTCAGACGGAGTCTTCCATGCATGAAATCGAAAGCACGGGGCCGATATATACATGTTGGGTTCCTTCGGAGCACTTCACTTCTGGAGTTGCAAGTTATGGACCTGAGTGGCACACAGATCCTTGCATCGTTCTTCGTACTCGTAATCACAGGTTTCGTATGGCTGCGATCGTGGAAGCCCCAAATGGAGATGAGAAAAATCCCAGGGAACATGGGTTGGCCTCTGATAGGAGAGACACTCTCGTTTCTGTCGGACTTCTCGAGCCCTTGTGGTATCTACAGCTTCATCAAGAAGAGGCAGCGCAGGTTTGCATGAATTCCTGCAACAGGTTCTGTAATCGATCTACGGTCTCGATCTCTACATTGCATCTTGACCATGGCTTCTCTCTGTTCCTCGCCGTCAGTCACGGAAGGGTGTTCAAGACGAGCATCTTGGGAAGGCCTACGGTGTTCGTGACCGGAAGGGAAGCGAGCAGAATCTTGTTGTCCGGAAAAGATGGAAGCGTGAGCCTCAACCTGTCGTACGCAGGCAAGCAAGTTCTCGGCCCCACGAGCTTGCTCACCACGGCAGGTGAGGAGCACAAGCAGCTTCGCCGATTGATCGCTGAGCCCCTGTCGGTGGATTCGCTCAAGCGGCACTTCCAATTCATCGATGACTGGGCGATCAAGACGTTGGAGGGGTGGCCCGGGCGACCGGTGTTCGTCCTGGAGGAGGCATCCACG TTCACTCTCAAAGTGATCACCAGCATAATGATGAGCTTGGAGCCAGCCGGAGGTGAGCAGGACGAGTTTCGCGCAAATTTCAAGCTTATATCATCCACCTTTTCCTCCTTGCCTCTCAAGATCCCCGGAACGACGTTCCACCGCGGTATACAG GCTCGGAACAGAATGTACGCGATGCTGGACTCGATGATCTCCAGGAGGAGGAACGGCGAACACGAGCACCACGATTTCCTGCAAACCCTCGTGAGAAAGCACAGCAAAGAAGACGAAGATGGCGGTGATGATGCAAATAAGCTGACCGACACGCAGCTGAAGGACAACGTGTTGACTCTGCTTATCGCAGGCCATGATACGACCACCGCTGCACTTACGTGGCTCATCAAGTTCCTGGGAGAGAACCCCCATGCTCTGCAAAATCTCAGA GAAGAGCACGGTAGGATCCGAAATGCTAGAAACGGCAGCTCACATCTCACCTGGTCTGAAGTCAATAGCATGCCTTACACCAACAAG GTGATAAATGAAACACTGAGAAAGGCCACCATCCTACCCTGGTTTTCCAGGAAAGCACCTCGGGACTTCACCGTCGATG GTCATACGATAAAGAGGGATTGGTCAGTGAATGTGGACGTCGTATCGATGCACCATGACGCAGATGTCTTCCCCGACCCCGAGAAATTTGAACCTTCAAGATTCGAC AAACCACTGAAGCCATACAGCTTCTTGGGGTTTGGAAGCGGACCGCGGATGTGTCCAGGAATGCATTTGGCGAAGCTGGAGATCTGCATCTTCATCCACCATCTGATATGCCGATACAA GTGGAAACCTCTGGATGAAGACAGCAGCTTGCATGCTACTCTGGTTCGCATGCCCAAGAACAAGTACCCCATCACCGTGGAGCCACTGTGA
- the LOC103999375 gene encoding tubby-like F-box protein 8 isoform X1: MSFRRIVRDVRDSFGSLSRRSFEVRLSGVLGHHKGKSYSSENEPHDFSQITQQSHWATLPPELLRDVIRRLEENEATWPSRKHVVDCAGVCRAWREMCKEIVRSPEFCGKLTFPISLKQPGPRDGMIQCFIKRDKSKLTYHLYLCLSPAVLVENGKFLLSAKRNPRTTCTEYVISTDAGNISRSSSTYVGKLRSNFIGTKFRIYDTQPPYNGAALCPPGRTSRRFYSKKVSPKVPSGSYPIAQVTYELNVLGTRGPRRMHCIMHSVPASALDPGGVVPGQPDNLVARSLEDSFRSMSSLSSVMDRSLDFSSSRFSATSAGGAQEGFEATTDTKERPLVLRNKPPRWHEQLQCWCLNFRGRVTIASVKNFQLIAATQPAAVGPPTTTTAQPSGSGHDKIILQFGKVAKDTFTMDYRYPLSAFQAFAICLSSFDTKLACE; this comes from the exons ATGTCGTTTCGTAGGATAGTTCGTGATGTAAGGGATAGCTTTGGTAGTTTGTCAAGGCGAAGTTTTGAAGTGAGACTTTCAGGAGTTCTgggtcatcataaaggaaaatcttATAGTTCTGAGAATGAGCCACATGATTTCTCTCAAATTACCCAACAGAGCCACTGGGCTACCCTTCCTCCTGAGCTACTTCGTGATGTGATTAGAAGGTTGGAGGAAAATGAAGCGACGTGGCCATCACGGAAGCATGTTGTAGATTGTGCTGGTGTGTGCAGGGCATGGAGGGAGATGTGTAAAGAGATTGTTAGAAGTCCAGAGTTTTGTGGGAAGCTTACTTTTCCGATATCACTAAAACAG CCTGGACCTCGAGATGGGATGATCCAGTGTTTCATTAAAAGGGACAAGTCAAAATTAACTTATCATCTTTATCTGTGTCTTAGTCCTG CTGTGCTTGTTGAGAATGGGAAGTTCCTCCTATCAGCTAAAAGGAACCCAAGGACAACCTGTACAGAATATGTCATTTCAACGGATGCTGGTAACATATCAAGGTCAAGCAGCACCTACGTCGGAAAGTTGAG GTCAAATTTTATTGGCACCAAGTTCAGGATCTATGACACCCAGCCTCCATACAATGGGGCTGCTCTGTGTCCTCCGGGACGAACAAGCCGCAGGTTTTACTCCAAGAAAGTCTCTCCCAAGGTCCCGTCAGGCAGCTACCCCATAGCTCAGGTAACTTACGAACTGAATGTCCTAGGCACACGAGGACCACGCCGAATGCACTGCATCATGCACTCTGTTCCCGCATCAGCCCTAGATCCTGGCGGCGTCGTCCCTGGCCAACCTGACAACCTAGTTGCACGCTCCTTGGAGGATTCCTTCCGCAGCATGTCATCCCTTTCCTCCGTCATGGACCGTTCTTTAGATTTCAGCAGTTCTCGCTTCTCTGCCACTTCCGCCGGCGGAGCTCAAGAGGGGTTTGAGGCTACTACCGATACCAAGGAGAGACCGTTGGTGCTGCGGAacaaaccccccaggtggcatgaGCAGCTGCAGTGCTGGTGTCTTAACTTCCGGGGCCGGGTGACCATCGCCTCCGTGAAGAACTTCCAGCTCATAGCTGCAACACAGCCCGCTGCGGTTGGCcccccgacgacgacgacggctcAGCCGTCTGGATCAGGTCATGATAAGATTATACTGCAGTTTGGCAAGGTGGCAAAGGATACGTTCACCATGGACTACCGGTACCCACTTTCAGCCTTCCAGGCTTTTGCCATCTGCCTAAGTAGCTTTGACACCAAGTTGGCTTGTGAATAG
- the LOC103999377 gene encoding protein MKS1, producing MSSSDLPMGEQSSRRELHGPRPTPLKVRKDSYKIRKPPMAAPQQAAPPPQQRRPIIIYTVSPKVIHTTPTDFMSVVQRLTGAAAAAASSFSAHGPCDASVLSPRIDAAGKLFSPAARLATFEKTAQTAHGSSGERLTKGEQNLAEVLLGIDGAGASTLDRSAGPFPGILSPIPSSLPCISPDLFASSTAQQHQINFFNELSPAIQSNRSFMGINSFFPSPNNFLSSGIVPSPASYWDLFNQYQY from the coding sequence ATGTCTTCCTCTGATCTCCCCATGGGCGAGCAGTCATCCCGGAGAGAGCTGCACGGCCCGCGCCCGACTCCTCTCAAGGTTCGAAAGGACTCCTACAAGATAAGGAAACCTCCGATGGCCGCGCCACAACAGGCCGCACCGCCGCCTCAGCAGCGGCGGCCCATCATAATTTACACCGTCTCGCCCAAGGTCATCCACACCACTCCTACCGACTTCATGTCGGTGGTACAACGTCTCacgggcgccgccgccgccgccgcctcgtcGTTCTCTGCGCATGGTCCTTGCGATGCTTCTGTTCTGTCTCCTCGCATCGACGCCGCCGGGAAATTGTTCTCTCCGGCTGCTCGATTAGCCACGTTCGAGAAGACAGCGCAGACTGCACACGGTTCGAGCGGCGAAAGGTTGACGAAGGGGGAGCAGAATCTAGCCGAGGTTCTGCTAGGGATCGACGGTGCTGGTGCGTCGACGTTGGACCGATCGGCTGGTCCGTTTCCAGGCATCTTGTCCCCGATTCCTTCTTCCCTGCCATGCATATCTCCCGACTTGTTCGCATCCTCCACCGCTCAGCAGCATCAGATTAACTTCTTCAACGAACTCAGCCCAGCGATCCAAAGCAACAGGAGCTTCATGGGGATCAACAGCTTCTTCCCCAGTCCCAACAACTTCCTATCCAGTGGAATCGTTCCTTCTCCTGCGTCTTACTGGGACCTCTTCAACCAGTACCAGTATTAA
- the LOC135593986 gene encoding abscisic acid 8'-hydroxylase 3-like isoform X2 → MEMRKIPGNMGWPLIGETLSFLSDFSSPCGIYSFIKKRQRSHGRVFKTSILGRPTVFVTGREASRILLSGKDGSVSLNLSYAGKQVLGPTSLLTTAGEEHKQLRRLIAEPLSVDSLKRHFQFIDDWAIKTLEGWPGRPVFVLEEASTFTLKVITSIMMSLEPAGGEQDEFRANFKLISSTFSSLPLKIPGTTFHRGIQARNRMYAMLDSMISRRRNGEHEHHDFLQTLVRKHSKEDEDGGDDANKLTDTQLKDNVLTLLIAGHDTTTAALTWLIKFLGENPHALQNLREEHGRIRNARNGSSHLTWSEVNSMPYTNKVINETLRKATILPWFSRKAPRDFTVDGHTIKRDWSVNVDVVSMHHDADVFPDPEKFEPSRFDKPLKPYSFLGFGSGPRMCPGMHLAKLEICIFIHHLICRYKWKPLDEDSSLHATLVRMPKNKYPITVEPL, encoded by the exons ATGGAGATGAGAAAAATCCCAGGGAACATGGGTTGGCCTCTGATAGGAGAGACACTCTCGTTTCTGTCGGACTTCTCGAGCCCTTGTGGTATCTACAGCTTCATCAAGAAGAGGCAGCGCAG TCACGGAAGGGTGTTCAAGACGAGCATCTTGGGAAGGCCTACGGTGTTCGTGACCGGAAGGGAAGCGAGCAGAATCTTGTTGTCCGGAAAAGATGGAAGCGTGAGCCTCAACCTGTCGTACGCAGGCAAGCAAGTTCTCGGCCCCACGAGCTTGCTCACCACGGCAGGTGAGGAGCACAAGCAGCTTCGCCGATTGATCGCTGAGCCCCTGTCGGTGGATTCGCTCAAGCGGCACTTCCAATTCATCGATGACTGGGCGATCAAGACGTTGGAGGGGTGGCCCGGGCGACCGGTGTTCGTCCTGGAGGAGGCATCCACG TTCACTCTCAAAGTGATCACCAGCATAATGATGAGCTTGGAGCCAGCCGGAGGTGAGCAGGACGAGTTTCGCGCAAATTTCAAGCTTATATCATCCACCTTTTCCTCCTTGCCTCTCAAGATCCCCGGAACGACGTTCCACCGCGGTATACAG GCTCGGAACAGAATGTACGCGATGCTGGACTCGATGATCTCCAGGAGGAGGAACGGCGAACACGAGCACCACGATTTCCTGCAAACCCTCGTGAGAAAGCACAGCAAAGAAGACGAAGATGGCGGTGATGATGCAAATAAGCTGACCGACACGCAGCTGAAGGACAACGTGTTGACTCTGCTTATCGCAGGCCATGATACGACCACCGCTGCACTTACGTGGCTCATCAAGTTCCTGGGAGAGAACCCCCATGCTCTGCAAAATCTCAGA GAAGAGCACGGTAGGATCCGAAATGCTAGAAACGGCAGCTCACATCTCACCTGGTCTGAAGTCAATAGCATGCCTTACACCAACAAG GTGATAAATGAAACACTGAGAAAGGCCACCATCCTACCCTGGTTTTCCAGGAAAGCACCTCGGGACTTCACCGTCGATG GTCATACGATAAAGAGGGATTGGTCAGTGAATGTGGACGTCGTATCGATGCACCATGACGCAGATGTCTTCCCCGACCCCGAGAAATTTGAACCTTCAAGATTCGAC AAACCACTGAAGCCATACAGCTTCTTGGGGTTTGGAAGCGGACCGCGGATGTGTCCAGGAATGCATTTGGCGAAGCTGGAGATCTGCATCTTCATCCACCATCTGATATGCCGATACAA GTGGAAACCTCTGGATGAAGACAGCAGCTTGCATGCTACTCTGGTTCGCATGCCCAAGAACAAGTACCCCATCACCGTGGAGCCACTGTGA
- the LOC103999375 gene encoding tubby-like F-box protein 8 isoform X2, which translates to MIQCFIKRDKSKLTYHLYLCLSPAVLVENGKFLLSAKRNPRTTCTEYVISTDAGNISRSSSTYVGKLRSNFIGTKFRIYDTQPPYNGAALCPPGRTSRRFYSKKVSPKVPSGSYPIAQVTYELNVLGTRGPRRMHCIMHSVPASALDPGGVVPGQPDNLVARSLEDSFRSMSSLSSVMDRSLDFSSSRFSATSAGGAQEGFEATTDTKERPLVLRNKPPRWHEQLQCWCLNFRGRVTIASVKNFQLIAATQPAAVGPPTTTTAQPSGSGHDKIILQFGKVAKDTFTMDYRYPLSAFQAFAICLSSFDTKLACE; encoded by the exons ATGATCCAGTGTTTCATTAAAAGGGACAAGTCAAAATTAACTTATCATCTTTATCTGTGTCTTAGTCCTG CTGTGCTTGTTGAGAATGGGAAGTTCCTCCTATCAGCTAAAAGGAACCCAAGGACAACCTGTACAGAATATGTCATTTCAACGGATGCTGGTAACATATCAAGGTCAAGCAGCACCTACGTCGGAAAGTTGAG GTCAAATTTTATTGGCACCAAGTTCAGGATCTATGACACCCAGCCTCCATACAATGGGGCTGCTCTGTGTCCTCCGGGACGAACAAGCCGCAGGTTTTACTCCAAGAAAGTCTCTCCCAAGGTCCCGTCAGGCAGCTACCCCATAGCTCAGGTAACTTACGAACTGAATGTCCTAGGCACACGAGGACCACGCCGAATGCACTGCATCATGCACTCTGTTCCCGCATCAGCCCTAGATCCTGGCGGCGTCGTCCCTGGCCAACCTGACAACCTAGTTGCACGCTCCTTGGAGGATTCCTTCCGCAGCATGTCATCCCTTTCCTCCGTCATGGACCGTTCTTTAGATTTCAGCAGTTCTCGCTTCTCTGCCACTTCCGCCGGCGGAGCTCAAGAGGGGTTTGAGGCTACTACCGATACCAAGGAGAGACCGTTGGTGCTGCGGAacaaaccccccaggtggcatgaGCAGCTGCAGTGCTGGTGTCTTAACTTCCGGGGCCGGGTGACCATCGCCTCCGTGAAGAACTTCCAGCTCATAGCTGCAACACAGCCCGCTGCGGTTGGCcccccgacgacgacgacggctcAGCCGTCTGGATCAGGTCATGATAAGATTATACTGCAGTTTGGCAAGGTGGCAAAGGATACGTTCACCATGGACTACCGGTACCCACTTTCAGCCTTCCAGGCTTTTGCCATCTGCCTAAGTAGCTTTGACACCAAGTTGGCTTGTGAATAG
- the LOC135593989 gene encoding protein LEAD-SENSITIVE 1-like, with product MGLLSNRIGKETLKPGDHIYSWRTAYIYAHHGIYVGDDKVIHFTRGRGEEVGTGTVLDVFLSSSGPHRAPCSTCTNQALESRGVMSSCLNCFLAGGVLYRFEYGVSPALFIAKARGGTCTLAVSDPSDMVVHRAKYLLNNGFRCYSVFKTNCEDFAIYCKTGILVAERGVVGQSGQAISIIGGPLAAVLSTPFRLITTNVYGMAVTAVGVYCASRYIADIGNRIDVVRIPVEELTAGLASGRVRMAEGGNHLTLPQ from the exons ATGGGGCTTCTCTCGAACAG GATCGGGAAGGAGACTTTGAAGCCAGGAGATCACATCTACTCGTGGCGCACCGCTTACATCTACGCTCACCACG GTATCTATGTCGGTGATGATAAGGTGATCCACTTCACAAGAGGAAGAGGCGAAGAGGTGGGAACCGGAACTGTTCTAGATGTGTTTCTCAGTAGCTCCGGACCCCATAGAGCCCCCTGCTCGACATGCACCAATCAAGCATTGGAGTCGCGTGGAGTGATGTCTTCTTGTCTCAATTGTTTCCTTGCTGGCGGGGTCCTATACCGCTTCGAGTATGGGGTCAGTCCTGCATTGTTTATTGCCAAGGCTCGAGGTGGAACATGCACCCTCGCAGTTTCTGATCCATCTGATATGGTCGTCCACCGAGCCAAATACTTGCTTAACAATGGTTTCAGATGCTACAGTGTGTTCAAAACCAACTGCGAGGATTTTGCCATCTATTGCAAGACAGGTATTCTTGTGGCAGAGCGAGGAGTAGTCGGACAAAGTGGACAGGCAATATCAATAATCGGTGGGCCACTCGCTGCTGTCCTCTCGACACCGTTCCGCCTCATCACGACCAATGTGTATGGAATGGCGGTGACGGCCGTCGGAGTTTATTGTGCCAGCCGGTATATTGCAGACATTGGCAACCGCATCGATGTGGTTCGGATTCCTGTGGAGGAACTCACGGCAGGACTAGCATCTGGAAGGGTTAGGATGGCGGAGGGTGGAAATCATCTGACTCTGCCTCAATGA
- the LOC103999374 gene encoding protein YIP4b-like — MSHGDTIPVHSSSQSDIDEIENLINSDALSVTVPPARPPSPPRASFPSAALAPPYQKVPRSSSLPLPPPPVAPSAAGPRPGGGVAADGFGSPPDTLTEPVLDTVKRDLTRIVINLKLVVFPNPFREDPGKALRDWDLWGPFFFIIFLGLTLSWSASVKKSQVFAVAFAVLAAGAVILTLNVLLLGGRIIFFQSLSLLGYCLFPLDIGALICSLKINVVVKIIVVSITLAWSYWAAYPFMSAAVDPRRKALALYPVFLMYISVGFFIIAID; from the exons ATGTCGCATGGCGACACCATCCCAGTCCATTCCTCCTCCCAGTCGGACATCGACGAGATCGAGAACCTCATCAACTCCGACGCCCTCTCCGTCACCGTCCCCCCCGCCCGGCCCCCCAGCCCTCCCCGCGCATCCTTCCCCTCCGCCGCCCTTGCCCCTCCGTACCAGAAGGTGCCACGCTCCTCCTCCCTGCCACTTCCTCCACCGCCAGTCGCCCCCTCCGCCGCCGGCCCACGCCCGGGTGGTGGGGTTGCCGCTGACGGCTTCGGTTCGCCGCCCGACACCCTCACCGAGCCCGTGTTGGATACGGTAAAGCGGGATCTGACGCGGATCGTTATCAATCTGAAACTGGTGGTGTTCCCCAATCCGTTCAGAGAGGATCCCGGGAAGGCGCTGAGGGATTGGGATCTATGGGGgcccttcttcttcatcatcttccTCGGGCTCACCCTGTCATGGTCGGCGTCCGTGAAGAAG TCCCAAGTCTTTGCCGTTGCATTTGCGGTCCTCGCTGCCGGTGCCGTGATCCTGACGCTGAACGTTTTGCTTCTG GGTGGGCGCATCATCTTCTTTCAGAGTCTGAGTCTTCTTGGCTACTGCCTCTTCCCTTTGGACATTGGAGCTCTAATTTGCTCGCTGAAAATTAATGTTGTAGTCAAGATAATTGTGGTGTCAATAACATTGGCATGGAGCTACTGGGCAGCATATCCATTTATGAGCGCCGCGGTTGATCCAAGAAGAAAGGCATTGGCCCTCTACCCGGTTTTCCTCATGTATATATCTGTTGGCTTTTTTATCATCGCAATAGATTAG
- the LOC103999464 gene encoding E3 ubiquitin-protein ligase PUB23-like — MEGVEIPSYFLCPISLEIMRDPVTLTTGITYDRDSIERWIFDRKQSTCPATKQPLEDRELTPNHTLRRLIQAWCTLNSSNGVDRIPTPRPPIDKEQIAKLLEDARLPQFRLGSLRELRTIVSESDRNRRFVEATPGVVDFLASVIVNYGSEGETSDRSESASACDEALVLLQTLEISEEGLLDVFVKNGGIMESLSMILRRSNYQSRSNAMLILNSLLGVIPPARSIGLGGELFQEIVNVVRDRISQQATKAALHALLRLCLYGKSRVKAVEAGAVHALVELLLESPQKRVCELALAGLDWLCGCADGRAELVRHRAAIPAVSKKILRVSQLASEKAVRILHSVARHSATAAVLQEMVNVGVVSKLCLVLQVGCGGKMEEKAREILKLHSRVWKDSPCLSPLYSSTYPMSYCT, encoded by the coding sequence ATGGAGGGAGTGGAGATCCCTTCCTACTTTCTTTGTCCTATATCGCTGGAGATCATGAGAGATCCGGTGACCCTGACGACCGGCATCACCTACGACCGCGACAGCATCGAGCGGTGGATCTTTGACAGGAAGCAGAGCACATGCCCGGCCACGAAGCAACCCCTGGAGGACCGAGAGCTCACCCCGAACCACACCCTCCGGCGGCTGATCCAGGCGTGGTGCACCCTCAACTCCTCCAACGGCGTCGATCGGATCCCGACCCCGAGGCCCCCCATCGACAAGGAGCAGATCGCCAAGCTCCTAGAGGACGCCAGACTGCCCCAGTTCCGGCTTGGCTCCCTGCGGGAGCTTAGGACGATCGTCTCCGAGAGCGACAGGAACAGGCGGTTCGTCGAGGCCACTCCCGGCGTCGTCGACTTCTTGGCTTCCGTCATAGTCAACTACGGATCGGAAGGAGAAACCAGTGATCGCTCGGAGTCCGCGAGCGCTTGCGATGAGGCACTCGTCCTCCTTCAGACTCTTGAAATCTCTGAAGAAGGCCTACTCGATGTTTTCGTGAAGAACGGCGGCATAATGGAGTCGCTGTCGATGATCCTACGACGATCGAACTACCAGTCGCGGAGCAATGCGATGCTTATTCTGAATTCTTTACTCGGAGTAATCCCGCCGGCTCGATCGATCGGTCTCGGCGGGGAGCTGTTCCAGGAGATCGTGAACGTGGTGCGTGACCGCATCTCACAGCAGGCGACCAAGGCGGCACTGCATGCGCTCCTCAGACTGTGTCTATACGGAAAGAGCCGCGTCAAGGCGGTGGAAGCAGGAGCGGTGCACGCCCTCGTCGAACTGCTGCTCGAGAGCCCCCAGAAGAGAGTCTGTGAGCTGGCGTTGGCGGGCCTGGACTGGCTCTGTGGTTGCGCCGACGGGAGGGCGGAGCTGGTTCGCCACCGGGCGGCCATCCCTGCGGTGTCCAAGAAGATACTCCGGGTGTCGCAGCTGGCGAGCGAGAAGGCGGTGAGGATATTGCACTCGGTGGCGCGGCACTCGGCGACGGCGGCGGTGCTGCAGGAGATGGTGAACGTGGGGGTGGTCTCCAAGCTGTGCCTGGTGCTCCAAGTTGGCTGCGGGGGGAAGATGGAGGAGAAGGCCAGGGAGATCCTAAAGTTGCACTCCAGGGTTTGGAAGGACTCCCCATGTTTATCTCCTCTCTACAGCTCTACGTATCCGATGTCATACTGTACATGA
- the LOC135593988 gene encoding vacuolar iron transporter homolog 1-like — protein sequence MALGDTKLSLEGVEGQAPDVGEQDYTQRAQWLRAAVLGANDGLVSTASLMMGVGAVKDDPKAMIISGFAGLVAGACSMAIGEFVSVYAQLDIEVAQMKRELQTKGDGASADRLPSPVQAAAASALAFSLGAVVPLLAAGFIGNYKVRLGVVAAAASAALVVFGSVGAVLGRAPVGRSCLRAVVGGWAAMAVTFGLMRLFSVSAL from the coding sequence ATGGCCCTCGGTGACACCAAGCTTTCCCTCGAAGGCGTGGAAGGCCAAGCGCCCGACGTCGGGGAGCAAGACTACACCCAGCGGGCGCAGTGGCTGCGCGCGGCTGTCCTCGGGGCCAACGACGGGCTCGTCTCCACCGCATCGCTGATGATGGGAGTTGGGGCGGTGAAGGACGACCCTAAGGCCATGATCATCTCGGGCTTCGCCGGCCTCGTCGCCGGCGCATGCAGCATGGCCATCGGGGAGTTCGTCTCGGTGTACGCACAGCTGGATATCGAGGTGGCGCAGATGAAGCGGGAGCTACAGACGAAAGGCGACGGAGCTAGCGCCGATCGGCTGCCGAGCCCGGTGCAGGCGGCAGCCGCGTCGGCGCTGGCATTTTCGCTGGGGGCGGTGGTGCCGCTCCTGGCAGCCGGGTTCATAGGCAACTACAAGGTGAGGCTGGGGGTGGTGGCAGCGGCGGCCAGCGCAGCGCTGGTGGTGTTCGGATCCGTCGGGGCGGTGCTGGGCCGAGCTCCGGTGGGGAGGTCGTGCCTGCGGGCGGTGGTGGGGGGATGGGCGGCCATGGCCGTGACCTTCGGGCTCATGAGGCTCTTCAGCGTCAGTGCCCTTTGA